In Hemiscyllium ocellatum isolate sHemOce1 chromosome 33, sHemOce1.pat.X.cur, whole genome shotgun sequence, the following are encoded in one genomic region:
- the LOC132831293 gene encoding tumor necrosis factor ligand superfamily member 13B-like, with protein sequence MNAVQQKAGFDMQHRCLVFSACVLTSAALLSTYVAAVALHHVLALRAEISSMREELESYKFRLDHLAKGTRGQAANWSSAASRLGEVLTGERRGGETGRGGEAKPRSRRSLPEPARRSFVQLIATNDQRPVLRASNCQKCLPGRHQQVCRAERRPVSSQNRVEGTLVPWMLSLKKGTALDRMDNKISVKEAGFFLIYSQVWYKDNIFTMGHFIKRVKANIVGSEPRTSILFRCVQNMPACCPNNSCFTAGVAKLEAGDELELVIPRVQAHVALNGDGTFFGAIQLP encoded by the coding sequence ATGAACGCAGTGCAACAAAAGGCTGGCTTCGACATGCAGCACAGATGCTTGGTCTTCTCAGCCTGTGTCCTCACCTCAGCAGCCCTGCTGTCGACCTATGTAGCAGCGGTGGCTCTGCACCACGTCCTCGCACTGAGGGCAGAGATCTCCtccatgagagaggagctggagtCCTACAAGTTCCGACTGGACCACTTAGCGAAGGGCACCAGGGGGCAAGCAGCGAACTGGAGCAGCGCGGCCAGCCGGCTCGGCGAGGTTCTCACCGGGGAGCGGCGCGGCGGGGAGACGGGGCGAGGGGGAGAAGCGAAGCCTCGCAGCAGGAGGTCGCTTCCTGAGCCAGCTCGGCGCTCCTTTGTGCAGCTCATCGCCACCAACGACCAGCGGCCGGTGCTCCGAGCCAGCAACTGCCAGAAGTGCCTCCCGGGAAGGCATCAGCAAGTCTGCCGAGCTGAACGGAGACCTGTGTCCAGCCAGAACCGTGTGGAGGGGACTCTTGTCCCCTGGATGCTCAGCCTGAAGAAAGGGACTGCTCTGGACAGAATGGACAACAAGATCTCGGTGAAGGAAGCCGGCTTCTTCCTCATTTACAGCCAAGTGTGGTACAAGGACAACATTTTTACAATGGGACACTTTATAAAAAGAGTCAAAGCCAATATTGTTGGCAGTGAGCCCCGGACCTCCATTCTCTTTCGGTGCGTCCAGAATATGCCTGCCTGTTGCCCCAATAACTCCTGCTTCACCGCGGGCGTTGCCAAACTGGAGGCAGGAGATGAGCTGGAACTGGTCATCCCACGGGTGCAAGCCCACGTTGCATTAAATGGGGACGGGACGTTCTTTGGAGCAATACAACTGCCATAA